A genomic stretch from Larimichthys crocea isolate SSNF chromosome XXII, L_crocea_2.0, whole genome shotgun sequence includes:
- the LOC113744378 gene encoding G-protein coupled receptor 4-like translates to MLPETNCFIFVSNNLVVVTCKSIFNVSFHHHSSKYDLHYVYASQVRNGQVAPIYVINLLISDIIQLCCLIAWKVPAEVLNSKIVKIIYSFSLLTSVGFMVCVSLERYLVIAWPLWYRFRRTIKTSVVVCVVVWVFPLVFVLISHFSSVFWVTITVYVIFYLLPFPLLIFFLGGTLKALSASTVPSDEKRRIVGVLVLVLLIYTLLFMPHIIWLLSEEAKNNFTFPVLSDIFLTLSPLADLFLYVFMRKGIIDKLLASVCCCRMDSNDISRSSGNDDNIHTVSSV, encoded by the exons agactaattgtttcatttttgtttctaataatctGGTTGTAGTCACATGTAAgtccatatttaatgtttcttttcaccACCACTCTTCTAAATATGATTTGCATTATGTTTACGCCTCGCAGGTGAGAAATGGTCAAGTTGCTCCGATCTACGTCATCAACCTTCTCATCTCTGACATcattcagctctgctgcttGATCGCTTGGAAAGTACCAGCTGAGGTTTTGAATTCTAAAATTGTAAAAATCATTTACAGTTTCAGTCTGCTGACCAGTGTTGGCTTCATGGTGTGTGTCTCCCTGGAAAG gtatttggtcatCGCCTGGCCACTGTGGTACCGCTTCAGACGAACCATCAAGacctctgtggtggtctgtgtcgTGGTCTGGGTCTTTCCTCTTGTCTTTGTcctcatttcacatttctcctctgtcttttgGGTCACTATAACTGTCTATGTTATCTTCTATCTCCTTCCCTTCCCACTGCTCATATTCTTCCTGGGTGGGACCCTCAAAGCTCTGTCTGCCAGCACTGTCCCCTCTGATGAAAAACGAAGAATTGTGGGAGTTTTGGTTCTGgtgctgcttatttacacactgctgttcatgcCCCACATCATCTGGTTACTGTCAGAGGAAGCAAAAAATAACTTTACCTTTCCTGTACTGTCTGACATCTTTCTGACGTTGAGTCCTCTTGCAGACTTATTcctgtatgtgttcatgaggaAAGGGATCATAGACAAGCTtttggcctctgtgtgttgttgcagaatGGACAGCAATGATATCAGCAGATCATCAGGTAATGATgacaacattcacacagtcagctctgtgtag